From Limnothrix sp. FACHB-406, the proteins below share one genomic window:
- the pheA gene encoding prephenate dehydratase, whose protein sequence is MTDSPHPITIGYLGPAGTYAEAATNGYAQWRSSQEAFLGEFRPYPSIAKTLEAAASGEVPLVVVPVENSIQGSVTTTLDTLWQLEGLHVQQAVLLPIAHVLVTQAPDLKAITTVYSHPQALAQCQRWIETHLPNAKPLPTNSTAEALTNVQEQPQTAAISSERAAQLYDLPVLARDISDCPDNCTRFWVIAREPAHLTGSHTAIAFSTINRPGSLLQPLATLAERDINLCRIESRPSKRGLGDYVFFLDLEAGQQEARTQAALAELRDRVETLKVFGSYDALKLT, encoded by the coding sequence ATGACCGATTCCCCCCACCCAATCACGATTGGCTACCTTGGCCCGGCGGGAACCTATGCCGAGGCCGCCACCAATGGCTATGCCCAGTGGCGATCGAGCCAGGAAGCCTTCCTAGGGGAGTTTCGCCCCTACCCGAGCATTGCCAAAACCCTGGAAGCGGCCGCCAGCGGCGAAGTACCCCTGGTGGTTGTGCCCGTGGAAAATTCCATTCAAGGCAGCGTCACCACCACCCTCGACACCCTTTGGCAACTGGAGGGGCTACATGTGCAACAGGCGGTGTTGCTCCCGATCGCCCATGTGCTGGTGACCCAAGCCCCAGACCTGAAGGCGATCACCACGGTCTATTCCCATCCCCAAGCCCTGGCTCAATGTCAGCGGTGGATCGAAACCCATTTGCCCAATGCCAAGCCCCTGCCCACCAATTCCACCGCCGAAGCCTTGACCAACGTGCAGGAACAGCCCCAAACCGCTGCCATTTCCTCAGAGCGAGCGGCCCAACTGTACGATTTGCCCGTTTTGGCTCGTGATATCAGTGACTGCCCAGACAATTGCACCCGGTTTTGGGTCATTGCCCGAGAACCGGCGCACCTCACCGGCAGCCACACAGCGATCGCCTTCTCAACCATTAACCGGCCCGGCTCCCTTTTGCAGCCCCTGGCCACCTTGGCGGAACGGGACATCAATCTTTGTCGGATTGAATCTCGTCCTTCCAAGCGCGGCCTGGGGGATTATGTCTTCTTTTTGGATTTGGAAGCCGGGCAACAGGAAGCTCGCACCCAGGCAGCATTGGCAGAACTGCGCGATCGGGTGGAAACCTTGAAGGTGTTCGGCAGTTACGATGCCCTGAAGCTGACCTAG